The following are encoded in a window of Fusarium verticillioides 7600 chromosome 6, whole genome shotgun sequence genomic DNA:
- a CDS encoding 26S proteasome regulatory subunit N7 has protein sequence MGSDPQYAKWPLLPLSQHVFTLTNGYATKNAQQAAVKALQDAIAQDKMAPFYRYLAHPLDGVLNTLGEGGSSAPGRPLSRKSSLVGMIATKPATTIVSLPWDEGLYNQLKEDNDRELEEFQKEEDDAVEQAGDTEVMAAQGKRAEFWARVGDKDKAIAAYESLSEKTGILGTKIDVVLAIIRMGLFYGDKPLVKKHVERAKTLVESGGDWDRRNRLKAYEGLHLLTLRSYNLAAPLLLDSLSTFTSYELCTYSNLVVYSVLAGSVSLKRVDFKSKVVDAPEIKAILGDGEDKLLALSGALSAGPGADDTAGAKAPKTATAAVNLTTLGTSTEQPEAEMAIDFSPLALLVSSLYNGNYKTFFKSLAEVEEQFLNQDRYLHEHKNWFIREMRLRAYQQLLQSYRVVGLESMANDFGVTVDFLDRDLARFIAAGRIPCTIDRVTGKGVIETNRPDDKNKQYQDVVRQGDQLITKLQKYGQAVRLRGSERA, from the exons ATGGGTTCCGACCCCCAGTACGCGAAGTGGCCATTGCTGCCTCTGTCGCAGCACGTTTTCACCCTCACAAACGGCTATGCCACCAAAAATGCGCAACAAGCTGCTGTAAAGGCCCTTCAAGATGCCATCGCACAGGACAAGATGGCTCCTTTCTACCGATATCTCGCCCATCCACTCGATGGCGTCCTTAACACTCTTGGCGAGGGCGGCTCTTCCGCTCCTGGACGACCGCTCAGCAGAAAGTCCAGTCTTGTTGGAATGATTGCTACTAAGCCTGCCACTACCATCGTCAGTCTTCCCTGGGACGAGGGCCTTTACAACCAGTTGAAGGAAGACAATGACcgggagctggaagagttccagaaagaggaggatgacgcTGTTGAGCAAGCTGGTGATACCGAGGTCATGGCTGCTCAGGGGAAGCGAGCTGAGTTCTGGGCTCGTGTAGGAGATAAG gacaaggccattgccgcCTATGAGAGCCTCTCCGAAAAGACGGGAATCCTCGGTACCAAGATCGACGTCGTCCTCGCCATAATACGCATGGGCCTCTTCTATGGCGACAAGcctcttgtcaagaagcacGTCGAGCGCGCCAAGACACTCGTCGAATCAGGCGGTGACTGGGACCGCCGCAACCGTCTCAAGGCCTACGAGGGTCTGCACCTACTCACACTTCGCTCCTACAACCTCGCCGCGCCTCTACTGCTCGACTCTCTCTCCACATTCACCAGTTACGAACTATGCACCTATTCCAACCTCGTCGTGTACTCCGTCCTTGCTGGTTCAGTCTCTCTCAAGCGAGTCGATTTCAAGTCAAAGGTTGTAGACGCACCTGAAATCAAGGCTATTCTGGGTGATGGTGAGgacaagcttcttgctctgaGTGGTGCCCTCAGCGCTGGCCCTGGTGCTGATGACACTGCCGGTGCGAAGGCCCCAAAGACGGCCACCGCTGCTGTCAACCTGACCACGTTGGGTACCAGCACGGAGCAACCTGAAGCTGAAATGGCCATTGACTTTAGCCCTCTAGCGCTGCTCGTTAGTAGTTTGTACAACGGAAACTATaagaccttcttcaagtctctggctgaggttgaggagcagTTCCTAAACCAGGACCGCTATCTTCATGAGCACAAGAACTGGTTTATTCGGGAGATGCGACTTCGCGCCTatcagcagcttcttcagagcTACAGAGTTGTTGGGCTGGAGAGCATGGCCAATGACTTCGGAGTCACAGTTGACTTCCTCGACCG TGACCTCGCCCGCTTCATCGCAGCTGGGCGTATCCCCTGCACCATCGATCGCGTGACAGGCAAGGGTGTGATCGAGACAAACCGCCCCGatgacaagaacaagcagTATCAGGATGTTGTGCGACAGGGTGATCAGCTCATCACAAAACTACAAAAGTACGGCCAGGCTGTGCGACTGAGGGGTAGTGAGAGGGCATAA